A portion of the Roseibium salinum genome contains these proteins:
- a CDS encoding aldehyde dehydrogenase: protein MQHFRLFIDGEWTDGAAGQAMASQNPATGEDWASFACAAPEDIERAVAAAHRALSDPAWRDLSQSARGKLLYRLADLIEEHAAELGRIETTDSGKLLAETSTQTKYVADYYRYYAGLADKIEGAVLPIDKPDMHVFTRRFPIGVVAAVVPWNAQMFLSATKLGPALAAGCTVVLKASEIAPVPMLEFARLIEAAGFPPGVVSILTGDAENCAIPLTRHPDIDRIAFTGGPEAARHVVRNSAENFAVTTLELGGKSPIIVFEDADLEGASNGLIAGNFGASGQSCVAGSRGLVQRSVFEALVEKIAAKAEAIVVGDPLDTSTSMGPLCTRAQLDRIEATLVHAQEQGARIRFGGKALDRAGHYMAPTLVECRSADTATLKVEMFGPVMSLLPFDTEEEAIALANDSEFGLGSGIFTENLSRAHRVSSRLRAGICWINTYRAISPIAPFGGFNQSGYGREAGMEAVLDYMRTQTTWVNTSAAPMANPFLMR from the coding sequence ATGCAACATTTCAGGCTCTTCATCGACGGTGAATGGACCGACGGCGCGGCGGGTCAGGCCATGGCCTCGCAGAACCCGGCCACGGGGGAGGACTGGGCGAGCTTTGCCTGCGCGGCTCCCGAAGATATCGAGCGCGCCGTGGCGGCCGCCCATCGGGCCTTGTCCGATCCGGCCTGGCGCGATCTCAGCCAGAGCGCGCGTGGCAAGCTGCTCTACCGGCTGGCGGACCTGATCGAGGAACACGCGGCGGAACTGGGCCGGATCGAAACCACCGACAGCGGCAAGCTCCTGGCCGAAACGTCCACCCAGACAAAATATGTGGCCGACTATTACCGCTATTATGCCGGGCTCGCCGACAAGATCGAGGGCGCGGTGCTGCCCATCGACAAGCCCGACATGCATGTCTTCACGCGGCGCTTCCCGATCGGCGTCGTGGCAGCGGTGGTTCCCTGGAACGCACAGATGTTCCTGAGCGCCACCAAGCTCGGGCCGGCGCTGGCTGCCGGCTGCACCGTAGTGCTGAAGGCCTCGGAAATCGCGCCCGTTCCCATGCTCGAGTTCGCGAGGCTGATCGAAGCGGCGGGCTTTCCTCCGGGGGTGGTTTCAATCCTCACCGGAGACGCGGAAAACTGCGCGATTCCATTGACCCGTCATCCCGATATCGACCGCATCGCCTTTACCGGCGGACCGGAAGCCGCTCGCCATGTGGTGCGCAACTCGGCGGAGAATTTCGCGGTCACGACGCTGGAGCTCGGCGGCAAGTCTCCGATCATCGTTTTCGAGGACGCCGATCTGGAAGGGGCGTCAAACGGCCTGATCGCCGGGAATTTCGGCGCCTCGGGACAGAGTTGCGTCGCCGGCTCGCGCGGCCTGGTGCAGCGCTCCGTCTTCGAGGCGCTGGTGGAGAAGATCGCCGCCAAGGCCGAAGCCATTGTCGTCGGCGATCCGCTGGACACCAGCACCTCCATGGGACCGCTCTGCACCCGTGCGCAGCTCGACCGGATCGAGGCGACACTCGTGCACGCGCAGGAACAGGGTGCCAGGATCCGCTTCGGCGGCAAGGCTCTGGACCGCGCGGGTCACTATATGGCGCCAACCCTGGTCGAATGCAGGTCGGCCGACACCGCAACACTCAAGGTCGAAATGTTCGGTCCCGTCATGTCGCTCCTGCCGTTCGACACGGAGGAGGAAGCGATTGCACTCGCCAACGACAGCGAATTCGGCCTCGGCTCGGGCATCTTCACGGAGAACCTGTCCCGCGCCCACCGGGTCTCCTCGCGGCTGCGGGCCGGAATCTGCTGGATCAACACCTACCGGGCGATCTCGCCTATCGCGCCTTTCGGGGGCTTCAACCAGTCCGGATACGGGCGGGAGGCGGGCATGGAGGCGGTTCTCGATTATATGCGGACGCAAACCACATGGGTGAACACTTCGGCCGCCCCGATGGCAAATCCCTTTTTGATGCGCTGA
- a CDS encoding LLM class flavin-dependent oxidoreductase: MEFSLFAHMERLSPDQPHDVLYEDFLGLCRMADEGGMRAIWTGEHHGMEFTIAPNPFLSLVDIAHHTRSVRLGTGTVIAPFWHPIKLAGEAAAADLMTGGRLELGIARGAYSYEYERLSPGLDAWTAGQRMRETAPILRKLWAGDYAHEGAFYQFPATTASPKPVQPGGPPIWIAARDPNSHEFGVQNGFNIQVTPLWQGMDEIVTLMARFNAACEAHAGPRPKIMLLHHTYVAADSEDAARAAGELSRFYCYFGAWFQNKRPVRQGLIEALSEEEIAANTMMAPENLARDLTIGTPQEVIDRIRRYEDLGYDEFSFWIDSGMSTERKRASLARFIDQVMPAFD; the protein is encoded by the coding sequence ATGGAGTTTTCGCTCTTTGCTCATATGGAACGGCTGTCGCCGGATCAGCCGCACGATGTCCTCTATGAGGATTTTCTCGGCCTGTGCCGGATGGCCGACGAGGGCGGCATGCGGGCGATCTGGACAGGTGAGCATCACGGCATGGAATTCACCATCGCGCCCAATCCGTTCCTGTCGCTGGTCGATATCGCCCATCACACAAGGTCCGTGCGCCTCGGCACCGGCACCGTCATCGCCCCATTCTGGCATCCGATCAAGCTTGCCGGAGAAGCCGCCGCTGCCGATCTGATGACCGGGGGACGGCTGGAACTGGGCATCGCGCGCGGCGCCTACAGCTACGAATACGAACGGCTCAGTCCCGGGCTCGACGCCTGGACGGCCGGTCAGCGCATGCGGGAGACCGCGCCGATCCTGCGCAAGCTATGGGCCGGAGACTATGCCCACGAGGGCGCTTTCTACCAGTTCCCGGCCACGACAGCCTCGCCAAAACCGGTACAGCCCGGCGGGCCGCCGATCTGGATCGCCGCCCGCGATCCCAACAGCCACGAATTCGGCGTGCAGAACGGCTTCAACATCCAGGTGACGCCGCTCTGGCAGGGGATGGACGAAATCGTCACGCTCATGGCCCGCTTCAACGCGGCTTGCGAGGCGCATGCGGGTCCGCGTCCGAAGATCATGCTGCTGCATCACACCTATGTCGCGGCGGACAGCGAGGATGCGGCGCGTGCGGCCGGGGAACTGTCGCGCTTCTACTGCTATTTCGGCGCGTGGTTCCAGAACAAGCGGCCGGTTCGCCAGGGGCTGATCGAAGCGCTGAGCGAAGAGGAGATTGCGGCCAATACGATGATGGCACCTGAAAATCTTGCCCGCGACCTCACCATCGGCACCCCGCAGGAAGTCATTGACCGGATCAGGCGTTACGAGGACCTTGGCTATGACGAATTCTCGTTCTGGATCGACAGCGGCATGAGCACCGAGCGCAAACGCGCGTCGCTCGCACGCTTCATCGACCAGGTCATGCCGGCATTCGACTGA
- a CDS encoding flavin reductase family protein, translating to MNAVDPRALRKAFGRYMTGVTVVTTVDRQGRSLGFTANSFTSVSLDPPLLLVCPGKFLSSYEAFAQCRHFAVSVLAEGQENVASTFAGYKGDRFAKTPYETDCHGVPFISGAIARFSCETHEIVAAGDHAILIGRVAGFHEGDGRGLGYAEGRFFSLGLERRAHDPEARVNRAGAIVQHRDAVLLERTADGYRPPEVTVPDHASLRSTLAVELVNRGASAELGPVYSVFDSKERAVHFAYLLATASTVAPSSDLEAVPIDRLQEVPFASRAIGSMMARFATERRTRSFTLYLGDCERGSIHQQQERV from the coding sequence ATGAATGCCGTCGATCCCCGCGCCCTGCGCAAAGCTTTCGGCCGCTACATGACCGGCGTGACCGTGGTCACCACAGTCGACCGGCAGGGCCGGTCGCTCGGCTTCACCGCGAATTCCTTCACATCCGTCTCGCTCGACCCGCCTCTTCTCCTGGTCTGCCCGGGGAAATTTCTGTCGAGCTATGAAGCCTTCGCGCAGTGCCGCCATTTCGCCGTCAGCGTGTTGGCCGAGGGCCAGGAGAATGTCGCCAGCACCTTTGCCGGCTACAAGGGCGATCGCTTCGCCAAAACTCCTTATGAGACGGATTGCCATGGCGTCCCTTTCATATCCGGTGCGATCGCCCGGTTTTCCTGCGAAACCCATGAAATCGTTGCAGCGGGTGACCATGCCATTCTGATCGGCCGGGTCGCCGGGTTCCACGAAGGAGACGGGCGGGGCCTCGGCTATGCGGAGGGCCGGTTCTTCAGCCTCGGGCTCGAACGGCGCGCCCATGATCCCGAAGCCCGCGTCAACCGCGCCGGAGCGATCGTCCAGCATCGTGATGCGGTGCTTCTGGAGCGCACGGCGGACGGCTACCGGCCGCCGGAGGTCACCGTTCCCGATCACGCTTCGCTGCGCAGCACGCTCGCCGTGGAACTGGTCAACCGTGGGGCAAGCGCCGAGTTGGGGCCGGTCTATTCGGTTTTCGACAGCAAGGAGCGGGCGGTTCATTTCGCCTATCTCCTCGCGACCGCCTCTACTGTTGCACCGTCCTCGGATCTCGAGGCCGTTCCGATAGACCGGCTTCAAGAGGTGCCATTCGCCTCCCGTGCGATCGGCTCGATGATGGCGCGCTTTGCTACCGAACGCCGCACCCGCAGCTTCACGCTTTATCTCGGCGACTGTGAGCGCGGCAGCATTCACCAGCAGCAGGAAAGGGTCTGA
- a CDS encoding alpha/beta fold hydrolase produces MTWTTRPRSEEAGVAFVEAGEGPLLLFLHGVGLRAEAWGAQIDAFSDRFEVRAPDLPGHGGSVLPGRAERLSAYTDALAACATRPCVVIGHSMGAMIALDLAIRFPDRVRGVVALNAIHRRTEAARQAVMQRADSLDGRSTADPEATLTRWFGTDPLPARAACRRWLTGVDPAGYRAAYRVFAQEDGPSDTDLGRLASPALFMTGSREPNSTPKMSEQMAALAPKGAAQIVEGAAHMMPMTHAQEVNAVIAAFAARCLT; encoded by the coding sequence ATGACGTGGACAACCCGGCCGCGGTCTGAAGAGGCGGGAGTTGCCTTCGTCGAGGCAGGCGAGGGGCCGCTTCTGCTGTTTTTGCACGGGGTGGGCCTGAGGGCCGAGGCCTGGGGTGCGCAGATCGATGCTTTCAGCGACCGCTTCGAGGTCCGTGCCCCGGATCTGCCCGGCCACGGCGGCAGCGTCCTGCCCGGGCGGGCGGAGCGCCTGTCCGCCTATACCGACGCCCTGGCGGCTTGTGCCACGCGGCCCTGCGTTGTGATCGGCCATTCGATGGGGGCGATGATCGCGCTCGATCTGGCCATACGCTTTCCCGACAGGGTGCGCGGTGTCGTTGCCCTCAACGCCATCCATCGGCGCACCGAGGCGGCGAGACAAGCGGTCATGCAGCGTGCGGACAGCCTCGATGGCAGGTCAACCGCCGATCCGGAGGCGACCCTCACCCGATGGTTCGGCACGGACCCCTTGCCCGCACGGGCGGCCTGCCGCAGATGGCTGACCGGGGTTGATCCCGCCGGATACCGCGCGGCCTATCGCGTCTTTGCTCAGGAGGACGGGCCGAGCGATACCGACCTCGGCCGCCTCGCCAGTCCCGCACTATTCATGACCGGCTCGCGGGAGCCGAATTCCACGCCCAAGATGTCGGAGCAAATGGCCGCTCTCGCGCCGAAGGGCGCCGCGCAGATCGTCGAAGGGGCCGCCCACATGATGCCCATGACCCATGCACAGGAGGTGAACGCCGTGATTGCCGCTTTCGCCGCAAGGTGCCTGACATGA
- a CDS encoding amino acid synthesis family protein, with product MQPDIRKIVTFDEETLIEGFRPAATPWRMFAVAAVVRNPWAGRFVEDLKPEIYAYGPVLGEMLTARMIALAGGGDRIEAYGKAAVVGLDGEVEHASGLIHTLRFGNHYREAVAAKSYLSFTNTRGPANAPIMVPLMDKNDAGRRSHYLTIQFAIPDAPRADEIVVVLGGATTGRPHHRIGDRYQDLKELGHDVDNPAAV from the coding sequence ATGCAGCCGGACATCCGGAAAATCGTGACATTCGACGAAGAGACCCTGATCGAGGGCTTTCGCCCTGCGGCGACGCCATGGCGCATGTTCGCGGTGGCCGCCGTGGTCAGGAACCCGTGGGCCGGACGGTTCGTGGAGGACCTGAAACCCGAGATCTACGCCTATGGCCCGGTCCTCGGCGAAATGCTGACGGCGCGGATGATTGCCCTGGCCGGCGGCGGCGACCGGATCGAGGCCTATGGCAAGGCGGCGGTCGTCGGTCTCGACGGCGAGGTCGAGCATGCCTCCGGCCTGATCCACACCCTGCGCTTCGGTAACCACTACCGGGAAGCCGTGGCGGCAAAATCCTATCTCTCCTTCACCAACACCAGGGGCCCGGCCAATGCGCCGATCATGGTGCCCCTGATGGACAAGAACGATGCCGGGCGCCGCTCCCATTATCTGACCATCCAGTTCGCCATTCCCGATGCGCCGCGAGCCGATGAAATCGTGGTCGTCCTGGGCGGCGCCACGACGGGACGGCCGCACCACCGGATCGGCGACCGCTATCAGGATCTGAAGGAGTTGGGTCATGACGTGGACAACCCGGCCGCGGTCTGA
- a CDS encoding LysR family transcriptional regulator, translating to MSKSLPPLNWFRAFEAAARRLSFTAAGEEIGMTQSAVSQQIRALETRLGTTLFIRQARGLALTDAGRNLLPQVEAALETLARATGRFEIGEHDEQLTIAASISMIDWVIVPALPAFQADHPDLAIRFISAVWSDEFAVTHADVQIRFGSAKQAGPGARQLLPNRLVALKSPDLAGGIGELPLIETIGTTGGWAAWGRSAGISGLRPSLFADSYGLALRMAKQGLGIALASSILVGRELANGDLLQAHDVTIEGKEGYFLRHNDTTSSARAFVDWLHAQLSPSEAG from the coding sequence ATGTCGAAATCCCTGCCGCCACTCAACTGGTTCCGCGCCTTCGAGGCTGCGGCCCGGCGCCTCAGCTTTACCGCTGCGGGCGAGGAAATCGGCATGACGCAATCGGCCGTCAGCCAGCAGATCCGCGCGCTGGAAACTCGTCTCGGCACCACGCTTTTCATCCGCCAGGCACGCGGTCTGGCCCTGACCGACGCGGGGCGGAACCTTCTGCCCCAGGTCGAGGCCGCGCTCGAGACCCTTGCCAGGGCGACCGGCCGTTTCGAAATCGGCGAACATGACGAACAACTGACCATTGCAGCCTCCATCAGCATGATCGACTGGGTGATCGTTCCGGCATTGCCGGCCTTTCAGGCGGACCACCCGGACCTTGCGATCCGCTTCATCAGCGCGGTCTGGTCGGACGAGTTCGCGGTCACCCATGCGGACGTGCAGATCCGGTTCGGTTCGGCAAAACAGGCCGGTCCGGGTGCCCGGCAACTGCTCCCGAACCGGCTGGTGGCATTGAAATCTCCGGACCTTGCAGGCGGCATCGGAGAGTTGCCGCTGATCGAAACCATCGGCACGACCGGCGGGTGGGCGGCCTGGGGCCGGTCAGCCGGCATCAGCGGACTGAGGCCGTCGCTCTTTGCGGATTCCTATGGTCTTGCACTGCGCATGGCGAAACAGGGCCTGGGAATTGCCCTGGCCAGTTCGATCCTCGTGGGGCGCGAGCTTGCAAACGGCGACCTCCTGCAGGCGCACGACGTGACGATTGAAGGCAAGGAAGGTTATTTTCTGCGCCACAACGACACGACCTCCTCGGCACGCGCGTTCGTGGACTGGCTCCACGCGCAGTTGTCCCCTTCTGAAGCCGGATAA
- a CDS encoding HlyD family type I secretion periplasmic adaptor subunit → MSYLALSDEWDRRIARANRKARLFGYGLLVCCVFGFGIWANAAPITGAIVGSGVFVATGENKTVQHFEGGVIKEIKVREGDHVVPGQSLVVLDDVAPRAELRRFELRQARLEAMEARFQAEMNWQPEINMPEDLVQRRGNDPEIASIIDAQSLTFQARRNTLISEIATLEDGINALKERIGGSRIQLQSVRDQLALIDEELVDKSALLDSGLIRKPELLALRRSKASLQGEIGRLTGEIGDARERIARIREQIEVARNTATKQAVDQLHEVHAELDDVRERVRTARAIVGRVNITAPVAGIVVKLRYHTSGGVIEAGKSVLEIVPVQEEMLIEVPVRPQDIDSVQKGQRATVRLTALSQRVTPMVDGTVIYISADALPNDKSGQQQSGAPDAYVARVRLDRSARDLVRDFTPTPGMPAEVYITTAERTFFEYLTEPVRDSMTRAFREP, encoded by the coding sequence ATGTCCTATCTGGCACTAAGCGATGAATGGGACCGCCGGATTGCCAGGGCGAACCGCAAGGCGAGGCTCTTCGGTTACGGCCTGCTCGTGTGCTGCGTCTTCGGGTTCGGCATCTGGGCCAACGCCGCCCCGATCACCGGTGCCATCGTCGGCTCGGGCGTGTTCGTGGCCACCGGCGAAAACAAGACCGTCCAGCATTTCGAAGGCGGCGTCATCAAGGAGATCAAGGTGCGCGAGGGGGACCATGTGGTCCCGGGCCAATCCCTCGTCGTGTTGGATGACGTCGCGCCGCGCGCCGAATTGCGGCGCTTCGAACTGCGACAGGCCCGCCTGGAGGCGATGGAAGCCCGGTTCCAGGCGGAAATGAACTGGCAGCCGGAAATCAACATGCCGGAAGACCTGGTTCAGCGACGCGGGAACGATCCGGAAATCGCGTCGATCATCGACGCCCAGAGCCTGACGTTTCAGGCGCGCAGGAACACGCTGATCAGTGAGATCGCAACCCTTGAAGACGGTATAAACGCGCTCAAGGAGCGGATTGGCGGCAGCAGGATACAGCTCCAGTCGGTCAGGGATCAGCTTGCCTTGATCGATGAGGAGCTGGTCGACAAATCGGCCCTCCTGGACAGCGGTCTGATCCGCAAGCCCGAGCTTCTTGCCCTGCGCCGTTCAAAGGCCAGCCTGCAAGGCGAAATCGGCCGCCTGACCGGTGAGATCGGTGATGCCCGCGAGCGGATCGCCCGTATCCGGGAGCAGATCGAAGTGGCGCGCAATACGGCGACCAAGCAGGCGGTGGACCAGCTGCATGAGGTCCACGCCGAACTGGACGACGTGCGCGAGCGGGTGCGCACAGCCCGGGCCATTGTCGGGCGCGTCAATATAACCGCTCCCGTTGCGGGCATCGTGGTGAAACTGCGCTACCACACCTCGGGAGGCGTGATCGAGGCAGGCAAAAGCGTTCTGGAGATCGTTCCGGTCCAGGAAGAAATGCTCATCGAGGTTCCGGTTCGCCCGCAGGATATCGACAGCGTGCAGAAGGGTCAGCGCGCGACCGTGCGGCTGACCGCGCTGAGTCAGCGCGTCACGCCCATGGTCGATGGAACCGTAATTTATATTTCCGCCGATGCCCTGCCGAATGACAAGTCCGGTCAGCAACAATCCGGAGCGCCGGATGCCTATGTCGCCCGTGTCCGTCTGGACCGCTCGGCCCGCGACCTCGTACGCGACTTCACGCCGACACCCGGCATGCCGGCCGAGGTCTACATCACGACAGCTGAACGGACGTTCTTTGAGTATCTGACCGAACCGGTCCGCGATTCCATGACGCGGGCCTTCCGGGAGCCATGA
- a CDS encoding transposase — MSILSEKYFWNEAAAYEFVEAQMWPKGPVCPHCGTCDNIRKLNGATTRIGTYKCYHCHRPFTVKIGTIFEASRLPMHVWLQSIYLIAQSDSLMPVRELEQALGISAKTAKVIAHRLHKAMLVSQPRKSGTKAGPKSCIPSAGRKPGQLEEAPPQRRLPAIRDFFSSMGAS, encoded by the coding sequence ATGTCCATTTTATCGGAAAAATACTTTTGGAATGAAGCTGCAGCGTATGAGTTCGTAGAAGCTCAGATGTGGCCCAAGGGGCCTGTCTGCCCTCATTGCGGAACGTGCGACAATATTCGCAAGCTCAATGGCGCAACGACGCGGATCGGCACCTATAAATGTTACCACTGCCACCGCCCGTTCACCGTCAAGATCGGGACGATCTTCGAAGCGAGCCGGCTGCCCATGCATGTCTGGTTGCAGTCCATCTATCTGATTGCGCAGTCGGACTCCCTCATGCCGGTGAGGGAACTGGAACAGGCCCTGGGGATTTCGGCGAAAACGGCCAAGGTGATTGCCCACCGCCTGCACAAGGCAATGCTCGTTTCGCAGCCGCGCAAGTCGGGCACGAAAGCCGGTCCGAAATCCTGCATTCCGTCTGCGGGCAGGAAACCCGGCCAGCTTGAAGAGGCACCCCCGCAGCGTCGCCTGCCGGCGATCCGAGACTTTTTCTCATCCATGGGGGCATCGTGA
- a CDS encoding Crp/Fnr family transcriptional regulator → MHTIANFKRKLDAFSTIPPNEFAAFARVLGRPKILEKGEELRFRQSGRQKAFLVAEGWAFTFSMLANGARQIVDIAVPGDIVGLRGLMLRSADLRGSLLNVSAVHELDSNTLLDLLDETPRVAAGILWSGSRDEALLVERLASVGRRPGAERVAHFFLELKARLQLIGKCSGSIYACPLSQSQIADALGLTPAHLNRVLRYLRETNLFHIRHGEVEIVDEEQAALFAQFDGRYLDQNWSPPSSVLPQQHSSSFQGP, encoded by the coding sequence ATGCATACTATTGCCAATTTCAAAAGAAAGCTCGACGCTTTCTCCACTATTCCGCCCAATGAATTTGCCGCATTCGCGCGTGTCCTTGGAAGACCCAAAATACTGGAAAAGGGTGAGGAGTTGCGTTTCAGGCAGTCCGGCCGGCAGAAGGCGTTTCTTGTCGCCGAAGGCTGGGCTTTCACGTTCAGTATGCTCGCGAACGGCGCGCGCCAGATCGTCGACATTGCGGTGCCGGGCGATATTGTCGGCTTGCGTGGTCTGATGCTGCGCAGCGCAGACCTGAGGGGCTCCTTGCTCAACGTGTCCGCGGTTCACGAGCTCGATTCAAATACGCTGCTTGACTTGCTCGACGAAACGCCCCGCGTTGCTGCCGGCATTCTCTGGTCGGGTTCGCGAGACGAGGCTCTGCTTGTAGAACGTCTCGCCAGCGTCGGCCGGCGTCCGGGTGCCGAGCGGGTCGCGCATTTTTTCCTCGAACTCAAGGCCCGTCTTCAACTGATCGGCAAATGCTCCGGGAGCATCTACGCTTGCCCGCTCAGTCAAAGCCAGATCGCCGATGCGCTCGGCCTGACACCGGCACATCTCAACCGCGTGCTGCGCTATCTGCGCGAGACCAATCTGTTTCACATCCGTCATGGCGAAGTTGAAATCGTTGACGAGGAGCAGGCAGCGCTCTTTGCGCAGTTCGACGGCCGTTATCTTGATCAGAACTGGTCGCCGCCGTCGTCTGTGCTGCCGCAGCAGCATTCGTCATCGTTTCAAGGACCGTGA
- a CDS encoding calcium-binding protein, producing MATIEGSAFQDFLEGTQSHDFIFGLEGDDVLFGNGGRDTLFGGDGDDVLSGGKGHDVVFGEGGDDVLSGDKGHDSLMGGEGNDYLAGGDGHDILFGSDGTDILDGGAGHDVMFGGSGSDVFVFTGGGGHDAVMDFEAGDMLQISTNINDTGISSPADVAARATQVGADTVIDLGHGDTVTLNNVDVNDLQDNPDGYFVIS from the coding sequence ATGGCAACAATAGAAGGCAGTGCCTTTCAGGACTTCCTGGAAGGCACCCAATCTCACGACTTCATATTCGGCTTGGAGGGCGACGATGTCCTCTTCGGAAACGGCGGGCGCGATACCCTCTTCGGAGGCGACGGCGATGACGTCCTGTCCGGCGGCAAAGGTCACGACGTGGTATTTGGCGAAGGCGGTGACGACGTGCTCTCAGGCGACAAGGGCCACGATAGCCTTATGGGCGGCGAGGGTAACGACTACCTTGCCGGCGGCGACGGTCATGACATTCTCTTCGGCAGTGACGGCACGGACATCCTGGACGGCGGCGCCGGCCATGACGTTATGTTCGGAGGCAGCGGCAGTGATGTATTCGTGTTCACCGGCGGCGGCGGTCACGATGCGGTCATGGATTTCGAAGCCGGGGACATGTTGCAAATCTCCACAAACATCAACGATACCGGCATATCGTCGCCGGCCGATGTCGCCGCAAGGGCAACCCAGGTGGGCGCCGATACCGTGATCGATCTCGGTCACGGCGACACGGTGACGCTCAACAATGTTGACGTGAATGACCTTCAGGACAATCCGGACGGCTATTTCGTGATCTCCTGA
- a CDS encoding universal stress protein: MPGRILVSLDIAEPEDAKGLLKSAEELAGLRKDELHVVTVVPTYSMPIVGSYFLPGEEGKVLDRARQALKNFLSEHAADPESVKGHIVHGTIYSEIMKAADNLNCDLIVLGAHRPELSDYLLGPNAARVVRHARQSVYVVRHQ; the protein is encoded by the coding sequence ATGCCTGGAAGAATCCTCGTATCGCTCGACATCGCCGAACCCGAAGACGCGAAAGGGCTTCTGAAATCAGCCGAAGAGCTGGCGGGCCTTCGAAAGGACGAGCTTCACGTGGTGACCGTGGTACCCACCTATTCCATGCCGATCGTCGGGTCCTATTTCCTGCCCGGCGAGGAAGGAAAGGTCCTTGACCGGGCAAGGCAGGCGCTGAAGAATTTCCTTTCCGAACACGCGGCGGATCCCGAAAGCGTCAAGGGCCATATCGTCCATGGCACCATCTACAGCGAGATCATGAAGGCCGCGGACAATCTGAACTGCGACCTCATCGTGCTCGGGGCCCATCGGCCGGAGCTCAGCGACTACCTGCTCGGCCCGAACGCCGCCCGGGTGGTCCGCCACGCCAGGCAGTCGGTCTATGTGGTGCGGCATCAGTGA